The following coding sequences lie in one Myxococcus xanthus genomic window:
- a CDS encoding YheT family hydrolase, which produces MAEHANAFHVPWWLRFSHVQTVVPHLDRRRHDVLTEHIRHELADGDFVDVYWLNRTRPGPLFILLPGMQGTQDSTYVRSLLSELALRGLRAAVLCHRGGAVPNRRAPFYHAGFTDHLAWLARFVREQEPHTPLYGVGFSLGGSMLIRYLAETGHASHLSAAAAVSLTFSLGSTARRACEGINQLYQLRVLNSYKRVARLKTHLPEFASRVGTLNGMRSIQAFDEAFTAPLHGFKDAEDYYERCSSQQFLSGIEVPFLVLNAEDDPLVARDTLPDARALREHVRLELTPHGGHLGFMYQRSSGLGYYPPARLISFFLQEPSEAHESLSQDVVGHALLALEAGDARGRADEHAGAARPAQ; this is translated from the coding sequence ATGGCTGAGCACGCGAACGCCTTCCACGTCCCCTGGTGGCTGCGCTTCTCCCATGTGCAGACCGTCGTCCCCCACCTGGACCGGCGCCGACACGACGTGCTCACCGAGCACATCCGCCACGAGCTGGCGGACGGCGACTTCGTGGACGTGTACTGGCTGAACCGGACGCGGCCAGGGCCCTTGTTCATCCTGCTGCCCGGCATGCAGGGCACGCAGGACTCCACCTACGTCCGCAGCCTCCTGTCGGAGCTGGCCCTGCGCGGCCTGCGCGCGGCGGTGTTGTGCCACCGGGGCGGCGCCGTGCCCAACCGGCGGGCCCCCTTCTATCACGCGGGTTTCACCGACCACCTGGCCTGGCTGGCGCGCTTCGTCCGTGAGCAGGAGCCCCACACGCCACTCTATGGCGTGGGCTTCTCCCTGGGGGGCAGCATGTTGATTCGCTACCTGGCGGAGACGGGCCACGCCAGCCACTTGTCCGCCGCGGCGGCCGTGTCCCTCACGTTCTCCCTGGGCAGCACGGCCCGGCGGGCCTGCGAAGGCATCAACCAGCTCTACCAGCTCCGCGTGTTGAACTCGTACAAGCGCGTCGCGCGGCTCAAGACCCACCTGCCGGAGTTCGCCTCACGCGTTGGGACGCTGAACGGGATGCGCAGCATCCAGGCCTTCGACGAGGCCTTCACCGCGCCCCTCCACGGCTTCAAGGACGCGGAGGACTACTACGAGCGGTGCAGCAGCCAGCAATTCCTGTCGGGCATCGAAGTGCCCTTCCTCGTCCTCAACGCCGAGGACGACCCGCTCGTCGCCCGGGACACGCTCCCTGACGCACGCGCGCTGCGGGAGCACGTGCGGCTGGAGCTGACGCCGCATGGCGGGCACCTGGGTTTCATGTATCAGCGTTCCTCCGGGCTGGGTTACTACCCGCCGGCCCGGCTCATCTCGTTCTTCCTGCAGGAGCCGTCCGAAGCACATGAATCTCTATCTCAGGATGTTGTGGGTCATGCTCTCCTCGCTCTGGAAGCCGGAGATGCGCGTGGACGCGCTGACGAGCACGCTGGAGCAGCGCGTCCTGCCCAATGA
- a CDS encoding acyl-CoA thioesterase, whose product MLSSLWKPEMRVDALTSTLEQRVLPNDLDLNLHMNNGRFLTVCDLSRVDLFIRTGLLALMLKQKWAPIIVRHTMDYKKPLRLFQKYTVSMSITRWDEKYFYATHQFLSRGKVVAEGESTAVLLGREGVVPPATVLEAVTARQNRTAVESR is encoded by the coding sequence ATGCTCTCCTCGCTCTGGAAGCCGGAGATGCGCGTGGACGCGCTGACGAGCACGCTGGAGCAGCGCGTCCTGCCCAATGACCTGGACCTGAACCTGCACATGAACAACGGACGGTTCCTCACCGTCTGTGACTTGAGCCGGGTCGACCTGTTCATCCGGACGGGCCTGCTGGCGCTCATGCTCAAGCAGAAGTGGGCGCCCATCATCGTGCGCCACACCATGGACTACAAAAAGCCGCTTCGCCTGTTCCAGAAGTACACGGTGTCCATGTCGATTACCCGTTGGGACGAGAAGTACTTCTATGCCACCCACCAGTTCCTCTCGCGCGGGAAGGTGGTGGCGGAGGGCGAATCCACCGCGGTGCTGCTCGGGCGCGAGGGCGTCGTCCCTCCAGCGACGGTGCTTGAGGCGGTCACCGCCCGGCAGAACCGGACGGCGGTGGAGAGCCGCTGA
- a CDS encoding NAD(P)/FAD-dependent oxidoreductase — MDTYDIVVAGNGALGLATARALTLVDPRLRIAVVGPVSRPAGASPAAGAMLGCYGEVTAPLLRTAPGRAKHAKGVLAARLWPSWLEQLNGELPEDAHVQVRAGTIVFSNAKSGTIEDENFIAIQQAVKDEEEPHELLDPNQVPGLNPAEDCRPKQALFLPREGSVDASRLLRALTLSLEQSPQVSVVDGAVKTLDVQGGRVTGVRLEDGRALSAAQVVLAMGVGTQAVLDELPELARRIPRIFSGGGTSLLLQVPRPSLQHVVRTPNRAFACGLHGMPRGGDQLYFGATNILMARPMLRTTPADMYFLLECVLEQIDQDLCAAQLVAWQAGNRPVTVDTCPLIGPTSVDGLWLLTGTYRDGLFLSPLLGQHMARRMCGQSGLVAEDFLPERKPISLYTLKEARAEALKHYLAMGWEHGIRLPKVGWHRAFPRFYQQMLDSLYDALGEEEFVMPPELLAIVDSNRAAMVPFFRNYYAEVRKAWA; from the coding sequence ATGGACACCTATGACATCGTGGTGGCGGGCAACGGCGCGCTGGGCCTGGCGACCGCGCGCGCCTTGACGCTGGTGGACCCCCGTCTGCGCATCGCCGTGGTCGGTCCCGTCAGCCGCCCCGCGGGAGCGTCCCCCGCCGCTGGGGCGATGCTGGGGTGCTATGGGGAAGTGACGGCGCCCTTGTTGCGGACCGCGCCGGGCCGCGCGAAGCATGCCAAGGGCGTGCTCGCCGCGCGCCTCTGGCCTTCATGGCTGGAGCAGCTCAATGGCGAGCTGCCCGAGGACGCGCACGTCCAGGTCCGCGCCGGCACCATTGTCTTCAGCAACGCCAAGTCCGGGACGATTGAGGATGAGAACTTCATCGCCATCCAGCAGGCGGTGAAGGATGAGGAAGAGCCCCACGAACTGCTGGACCCCAACCAGGTGCCGGGCCTGAATCCCGCGGAGGACTGCCGGCCCAAGCAGGCGCTGTTCCTTCCCCGCGAGGGCTCGGTGGACGCGAGCCGCCTGCTGCGGGCGCTCACTCTGTCCCTGGAGCAGTCGCCGCAGGTGTCTGTCGTGGATGGGGCGGTCAAGACGCTGGACGTCCAGGGGGGCCGCGTGACGGGCGTGCGGTTGGAGGATGGCCGCGCGCTGAGCGCCGCGCAGGTGGTGCTCGCCATGGGCGTGGGGACGCAGGCGGTCCTCGACGAGCTGCCGGAGCTGGCGCGGCGAATCCCCCGCATCTTCAGCGGCGGCGGGACGTCGCTGCTGCTCCAGGTGCCCCGGCCGTCGCTCCAGCACGTGGTGCGCACGCCGAACCGGGCCTTTGCCTGTGGCCTTCATGGCATGCCCCGCGGGGGCGACCAGCTCTACTTCGGCGCGACGAACATCCTGATGGCTCGGCCGATGCTTCGCACCACGCCGGCCGACATGTACTTCCTGCTGGAGTGCGTCCTGGAGCAGATTGACCAGGACCTCTGCGCCGCGCAGCTCGTGGCCTGGCAGGCGGGAAACCGGCCCGTCACCGTGGACACGTGCCCGCTCATTGGACCGACGTCCGTGGACGGACTGTGGCTGCTCACGGGCACGTACCGCGACGGGCTGTTCCTCTCCCCGCTGCTGGGGCAGCACATGGCGCGGCGGATGTGCGGGCAGAGCGGCCTGGTGGCCGAGGACTTCCTGCCGGAGCGCAAGCCCATCTCCCTCTACACGCTGAAGGAGGCGCGCGCGGAGGCGCTCAAGCACTACCTGGCCATGGGGTGGGAGCACGGCATCCGGCTGCCCAAGGTGGGCTGGCACCGCGCCTTCCCGCGCTTCTACCAGCAGATGCTGGACTCGCTCTACGACGCGCTGGGAGAGGAGGAGTTCGTCATGCCCCCGGAGCTCCTGGCCATCGTCGACAGCAATCGCGCGGCCATGGTGCCGTTCTTCCGCAACTACTACGCGGAAGTCCGCAAGGCCTGGGCGTGA